The following proteins are encoded in a genomic region of Prosthecobacter sp. SYSU 5D2:
- a CDS encoding YciI family protein, which yields MSMPANSAPNPGYMVLFRTTRWQENLSPEEMQKIMGQTMAWFERLHEQGKMKAAQPLFEEGKVISGKKGSHVADGPFAESKESIGGYLMLTVDTMEEAVSIAQEWPMLECGCTAEVRPVAPECPTFKQIREDQMATAAA from the coding sequence ATGAGCATGCCCGCAAACTCCGCCCCAAATCCCGGCTACATGGTTCTTTTCCGCACCACCCGCTGGCAGGAAAACCTTTCGCCGGAGGAAATGCAGAAGATCATGGGGCAGACCATGGCCTGGTTTGAGCGCCTGCATGAGCAGGGCAAGATGAAGGCCGCCCAGCCTCTCTTTGAAGAAGGCAAGGTCATCTCCGGCAAAAAAGGCAGCCACGTCGCGGACGGTCCGTTTGCCGAATCCAAGGAAAGCATCGGCGGTTACCTCATGCTCACGGTGGACACAATGGAAGAGGCCGTCAGCATCGCCCAGGAGTGGCCCATGCTGGAGTGCGGCTGCACCGCCGAGGTCCGCCCCGTCGCCCCGGAATGCCCCACCTTCAAGCAGATCCGCGAAGACCAGATGGCCACTGCTGCCGCCTAA